AGGCCCTGGAGCGGCTGGCCGAGCTCCCCGAGCCGAGCTCCGAGCGGCAGTTCCAGATCCTGGCCGAGATCACCCGCCTCCGGCTGGCGGCCTGCCATCCCCGGCTGGTCAGGAGCGGCCTGGACCTGCCCAGTGCCAAGCTGGAGCTTTTTGCCCAGGTGGTGGCCGAGCTTGTTGAGAACCGTCACAAGGCCCTGATCTTCAGCCAGTTTGTCAGCCACCTGACCCTCATCCGGCACCGGCTGGACGCCATGGGGATCAGCTACCGCTATCTCGACGGCCGCACCCCGGCGGCGATACGCCGGCGGGAGATCGACGCTTTCCAGGCCGGAGAGGGGGATCTCTTCCTCATCAGCCTCAAGGCCGGCGGCCTGGGCCTGAACCTCACCGCGGCCGACTATGTCCTGCACATGGATCCCTGGTGGAACCCGGCGGTGGAAGACCAGGCCTCGGACCGGGCCCACCGCATCGGCCAGCAGCGGCCGGTAACCGTCTACCGCCTGATCACCCGCCACACCATTGAGGAGAAGATCGTCCAGCTGCACCAGGACAAGCGCGACCTGGCCAACAGCCTCCTCGATGGCGGGGACATGAGCGGCAAGATCTCCGCCGAGGAGCTGCTGCGGCTCATCCGGGAAGGGTGATCGCTGGCCCTCCGCTGGTAGGGATCCAGAGACCTGCCCAACCATGGCTGGTACGGTGCAGCCATACCGGCGGCTGCCCGCCCTTGGATCTTATCCGCTACGGATACCAGATCTGGAGCCGCTACCGGGCGATCGACGGATCCGGGCCGCTGCCGCCGGTTATCCCGATCCTCTTCTACCACGGCCGGCCCACCTGGCCGCATCCCCTGGACCTGGGAAGTCTGTTCGACCTGCCGGAGGCCCTGGCGCCTTATCGACCGTCCTTCCGCTACGAGCTCATCGATCTGGCCCGGTGGCCCGATGAGGCGATCCGGGGTGAGGTGCTGCTCCGCAGCTTTATTCTGATCACGAAGCACATCTTTGCCGACGACCTGGGCGAGCGCCTGCCAGAGGTATTCACCCTGCTGCGCGACCTGGCTCGCTCCCGGACCGGACTGCAATATGTCGAAACCCTTCTCCGCTATGTGGCCGCAGCCGCGCCGCAGGTGGAGGAGGAGGCCTTTCGCGCCGCCATCGATGGCGCGCTTGCCGATGGAGGGATGGATATGCCGACACTTGCCGAGCG
This region of Thermodesulfobacteriota bacterium genomic DNA includes:
- a CDS encoding Rpn family recombination-promoting nuclease/putative transposase, encoding MDLIRYGYQIWSRYRAIDGSGPLPPVIPILFYHGRPTWPHPLDLGSLFDLPEALAPYRPSFRYELIDLARWPDEAIRGEVLLRSFILITKHIFADDLGERLPEVFTLLRDLARSRTGLQYVETLLRYVAAAAPQVEEEAFRAAIDGALADGGMDMPTLAERWEQRGLERGLQQGLAQGLQQGLEQGLEQGLQRGLTRALRRSIVEVLEARFEAVPETMIRSLEQIATEEALQALLKRAVTVASLPAFRDLVRQTLAD